Within Capra hircus breed San Clemente chromosome 7, ASM170441v1, whole genome shotgun sequence, the genomic segment ttgtgttatttctgttttatgtagtCAAATAATCTTCCTGTATCCTGAGGTTACAAAGATAGTAACTTAATAATTTTCTCAAAGTTCAAAAATTTTACCTTTTATATAGTGGTATTTAGTCTGTCTGGAATTGTCTTGACTGATGTGAAGCAAGAattcagatttattttctctgttagGATAACTATTGAATCCATACACCATTTATGAAATAGTGCATCTTTTTCCTACTGATGCGGCCTGCTACCTTTGAAATATGTTAAGTTCTGCTGTTAATCAtgagtcagtcctgggtgttctattCCTGGGTGACCTATTTTTCTATCCCTAATAAAAAGTTTTTGAAAGTCAGGCTAAAACATGGATATACTAGTACCATGTTAGAGCGTATCTGAGAAAAGAACAGCATAGAAAGTAATGGAGCATTACAGTGTTCTGCAGACTGTTCTTGGCTCCAGTGTGACATGAAGGTGCTTACTGTGTTCATGATAATGTGGAAGATAGCCTTCAGATCTCCTATTAGATCTTCACAGTACATTCTGATGAAATAATTGATAGAACCTAATTTATCAGACAGGTTGTAAGGATTTACTCTTTTCAAAAAATCTTCactaaattttactttctttgaagTGAACTGTGAACTATGAGAGCATACTGAAATTTTTCATTCCAATAGCATttgactttaatattttttttccagcttcaaAGCCCAAGGTGTGATAGACGATGTTGTCAATAGTGTAATAGACCATATACGCCCAGGTCCCTGTCGCTTGGATTGGGACAGCTTAATGACCTCTTTGGATATTTTGGAGCACTTTGAAGAGGTATTTGTTTTGAAACATTGCtgcagattgtgtgtgtgtgtctgtcgtGTGTGAGACTGTGCACGCGAGTGCTCAAGTGTGTATGCACTTGCATTCACTACTGTAGTCACTGTGTTGAGACTAAGCAGTCACAGCAAAGATCTCTAATGAGTGTTAGAACTGAGTTTGTTTTTTGCAATAGCTTTATCCATTCTGCTTAAGAAAAGTAtgtctttgattataaaactttgAGGTTCTGAAATCTAAAATTCTGAAAATACCACCATCATATTTAGTTTTCTAGGTAATAGTATGTAGGTTTTCTGTTAATATTAAgccaaaatcaaagaaaaaaatgccacctTTGGTATTAAAGAAGTATGTAATGAAAGTGGCTTTTTCTGTCTTATTAATTCATTTCTTGCCATGTTTGTTTTAATCAAAGTGTTTGTGGATTTTATCTTACCCATCTACAGTCTATACTGCCTGCCTCCACTTATCATATAGGATATGAGGTGACTGTTTTGAAAGAGAGATTTGGATTCTGGGTAACTTACCTCTGTACTTTGATTGTATATCATGCACATGTCCATATATAACAGTGAGATACAGAATAGATTTCTAAATCTGTCAGAATCACTGTAAGAAATGTTGGTAATCATTATAACACATTTTAAGTGAGTGTTAATGTTTTACTACAGGTTAACTTATGTGAGTCTGTGTCTGTGTTGCTTGTATTACTAACAGCTGTTTgctgttctttttcagaattgCTGTGTGATGCGTTATACAACTGCGGGTCAGCTTTGGAATATAATCTCTCCAAGAGAGTTTGTTGACTTCTCCTACACTGTGGGCTATAAAGAAGGGCTTCTATCTTGTGGTAAATGTCTCAAAGCCTCTTACTTTCTCTCAGTTTGTTGTAAATTTTGAGTTTTCTAGGCTGGGTGTTTCTTTCTACACAAGATATATTTTCAACCTTCATGGTTGTTTTATAGTCAATAAGCTTGGTTTGCAAATGCCAAACCTTAGGGATGAAAGTAACAATATCAGGAAGGGTTTTGCAGTCTTTCTGATGAGTTTTTGTTCCCCATTACATAGTACCCTTCATGCCACAGCTAACAAATATGGGTCACGTGACTGCCTCCAAGAAAGGGGTCTTGTCAGTGGGTTTCCTTCTAAGTCACTCTCAAGAAATAGCTTCTTGGTCATATACTCTAAAAAAAATACGCTTGGCATGTGCTAGAATATTTTTCCTTACTTGAGCTGTGtagtaattttcttttcaaaattgaaaatattgttAGAAGGCTCAtgcttttgaaaatatatctgtaggtaaattagtgtttttgtatgTACAGAGTGTTTTGAGTTGGCAGTTTCAGGTACACATCCACCTGTTTACTGTCAGTCATCAGAGCCAGGTTGGATATGGCGGGGCCTGTAGGAGCAAGGGTCACACTGCAGGTGTGATTCTTGGTGCCTGGGGCCCACTGCGATGGGAAGGTTCCTGTTTTCCAGGGAGTTACCAAGATGACATGCCATTTATTCTGAAGGGATTAGAACTTTCCCTATTATACATCTACCAGGCTCTGTCAGAATTCCACTTGGTAATTATCTTTTTCATTCTTCCACGGTCACTCTTGGGGCTTAGTTTTCATctacatggaaaagaatgtttaaataagCAATCTGATAGTACTTTTAATGAATTTTAGATTAATGTCAGTCACTGCTGTTaataatcttattttaaattgCCTTGTAGGGATAAGTCTTGACTGGAGTGAAAAGAGATCAGAATTTGTTCGTGGATATAACCATCCCTGTGGTTGGTTTTGTGTTCCTCTTAAAGACAGTCCAAGCCAGAGTCTTTTGACAGGCTATATTCAGACGGATCTGCGTGGAATGATTCCCCAGTCTGCAGTAGATACAGCTATGGCAAGCACTTTAATTAACTTCTATGGTGATTTACAAAAAGCCTTACAAAAGGCATAATTTGCTTAAACTCACAGCAGTAGCGCATTCTCCGGTTCAGCTCCATCTCCTAG encodes:
- the STARD4 gene encoding stAR-related lipid transfer protein 4; this translates as MEALPDAAVLATRLKNTLIQYHNLEDEKWRVAKKTKDVTIWRKPSEEFNGYLFKAQGVIDDVVNSVIDHIRPGPCRLDWDSLMTSLDILEHFEENCCVMRYTTAGQLWNIISPREFVDFSYTVGYKEGLLSCGISLDWSEKRSEFVRGYNHPCGWFCVPLKDSPSQSLLTGYIQTDLRGMIPQSAVDTAMASTLINFYGDLQKALQKA